One Candidatus Binatia bacterium genomic window carries:
- a CDS encoding CoA transferase yields the protein MTTQAGPLQGIRVIDFSHQAAGPWCTTLLGDMGADVWKIEKPGRGDSIRYARGADPRIGSFNFWGLNRNKRSVAVDIKHPEGARLAREMVAQADVVVENFRPGVMDRLGLGYEQLRSVNPRLIYASITAFGDRGPMAHQPGMDLILQATGGMMGLTGFPDGPPAKAAGPVADISSGIYCAYAIALALFHREKTGVGQRIDLTMLDAVISLLADISTAYLNTGYDYPKFGNGHPDLVPYQAFAASDGYFILACLTNAFFKRLCTALGREDLLADPRFATNTARCANRELVVSTLQEIFLTNTCAHWIELCQQHDVPACKVNSLKELFELEQLKVLGSVANWEHPKLGPFRTMNVVFRMSETPGSLRIPPPQLGEHTEECLRLLGKSPDDIAALRAMGVCE from the coding sequence ATGACGACGCAAGCAGGCCCCCTTCAAGGAATTCGCGTGATTGACTTTAGCCACCAAGCAGCCGGTCCATGGTGCACAACGTTACTCGGCGACATGGGGGCCGACGTCTGGAAGATCGAAAAACCGGGGCGAGGCGACAGCATTCGTTATGCACGCGGGGCAGACCCGCGCATCGGCAGTTTCAACTTTTGGGGGCTCAACCGAAACAAGCGCTCGGTTGCTGTGGACATCAAGCACCCCGAGGGTGCACGCCTAGCGCGAGAAATGGTGGCGCAAGCCGACGTCGTCGTCGAAAATTTTCGACCGGGCGTAATGGATCGCTTGGGTCTGGGGTACGAACAACTGCGCTCGGTGAACCCCCGGCTGATCTATGCCTCGATCACTGCATTCGGGGACCGCGGCCCGATGGCGCACCAGCCGGGGATGGATCTCATCTTACAAGCGACTGGCGGAATGATGGGGCTCACTGGATTCCCAGACGGACCACCGGCAAAAGCGGCCGGTCCCGTCGCCGACATTTCCTCGGGCATCTACTGCGCCTACGCCATCGCTTTGGCGTTATTTCATCGAGAGAAGACCGGCGTCGGCCAGCGGATCGACCTGACCATGCTGGACGCTGTGATTTCCTTACTGGCGGACATTTCCACAGCCTACCTCAACACCGGCTACGATTACCCGAAGTTCGGCAACGGCCATCCTGACCTGGTTCCGTATCAGGCGTTTGCAGCCAGCGATGGGTACTTCATTCTGGCTTGTTTGACCAACGCCTTCTTCAAGCGATTGTGTACCGCGTTAGGGCGGGAGGACCTGCTGGCGGACCCGCGTTTTGCCACGAACACGGCGCGCTGCGCGAACCGGGAGTTGGTCGTCTCCACACTGCAAGAGATTTTCCTCACGAACACTTGTGCTCACTGGATCGAGCTTTGCCAGCAGCACGACGTTCCGGCGTGCAAGGTGAATTCGCTGAAGGAACTCTTCGAGTTAGAGCAACTGAAGGTCTTGGGCTCGGTCGCCAACTGGGAGCACCCCAAGCTCGGGCCGTTCCGCACCATGAACGTGGTGTTCCGCATGAGCGAAACGCCGGGCTCCCTGCGGATTCCGCCCCCTCAACTCGGCGAACACACAGAGGAGTGCCTGCGTCTACTTGGAAAGTCGCCAGACGACATCGCTGCCCTCCGTGCCATGGGCGTGTGCGAATGA